In Cutaneotrichosporon cavernicola HIS019 DNA, chromosome: 1, one DNA window encodes the following:
- a CDS encoding uncharacterized protein (Uncharacterised protein family (UPF0160)) has product MSTSPVAKKMKSTKVIGTHSGTFHCDEALAVFLLRLTDQFKDADLVRTRDPTKLEPLDIVVDVGGVYDAEKERYDHHQRGFTEVFGHGFSTKLSSAGLVYKHYGKHIIARTLNLAEEEDKVHTLWLQLYSELIESIDAIDNGVNIADGALQYNQRTDLSSRVRRLNPRWNEPASDDVYDAKFAVASKMTGEEFLQQLDYFANAWLPARDIVAAAIEERWDVDPSGEIIMFKQCGPWKDHLFSIESTLQPPAHILYVLYPENPDKSDTKWRIQCVPKNSDSFENRKSLPEAWRGVRDADLEHVSGIPGAFFCHASGFIGGALTYSGVVAMARAALSQ; this is encoded by the exons ATGTCCACCTCTCCAGTCGCTAAGAAGATGAAGTCGACAAAG GTCATCGGCACCCACTCGGGCACCTTCCACTGTGACG aggccctcgccgtcttcctcctccgcctgaCGGACCAATTCAaggacgccgacctcgtgcgCACTCGCGACCCTACCAAGC TCGAGCCGCTGgacattgtcgtcgacgtcggtggTGTGTACGACGCAGAGAAGGAGCGCTacgaccaccaccagcGCGGCTTCACGGAGGTGTTTGGCCACGGCTTTAGCACCAAGCTCTCCTCGGCTGGCCTCGTGTACAAGCACTACGGCAAGCACATCATCGCACGCACCCTCAACcttgcggaggaggaggacaaggtccACACCCTCTGGCTTCAGCTGTACTCTGAGCTTATCGAGAGCATTGACGCTATCGACAACGGTGTCAACATTGCCGACGGGGCCCTCCAATACAACCAGCGCACCGACTTGAGCTCGCGTGtccgccgcctcaaccCCCGCTGGAACGAGCCGGCCTCGGACGACGTCTACGACGCCAAGTTTGCGGTTGCGTCTAAGATGACTGGGGAGGAGTTCCTCCAGCAGCTCGACTACTTTGCCAACGCGTGGCTCCCGGCTCGCGACATTGTCGCTGCGGCGATTGAGGAGCGCTGGGACGTCGACCCGTCCGGAGAGATCATCATGTTCAAGCAG tgcGGACCCTGGAAGGACCACCTCTTCTCGATCGAGTCGACCCTCCAGCCTCCCGCTCACATTCTCTACGTTCTCTACCCCGAGAACCCCGACAAGTCGGACACCAAGTGGCGCATTCAGTGCGTCCCCAAGAACTCCGACAGCTTTGAGAACCGCAAGAGCCTGCCCGAGGCGTGGCGCGGAGTTCGTGATGCCGATCTTGAGCACGTGTCAGGAATCCCTGGCGCATTCTTTTGCCACGCTAGCGGATTTATCGGGGGCGCTTTGACGTACAGCGGCGTGGTCGCGATGGCACGCGCGGCGCTGAGCCAGTGA
- the STE4 gene encoding uncharacterized protein (WD domain, G-beta repeat) has translation MAAQSSDIQEKISTARREGDALKDKIRAAKDQTADTSLRAMANDTPPLPRITMKVRRTLKGHLAKIYALHWSHDKRHLVSASQDGKLIIWDAYTTNKVHAIPLRSSWVMTCGYSPSGNLVACGGLDNICTVYSLRGVGAPGTQPRVAKELIAHTGYISCTRFINDRQMLTASGDMTCMLWDVEQGTRISEFTDHTGDVMSVSLGPNPNIFVSGACDASAKVWDVRQPKAVQTFIGHESDINAVQFFPNGDAFATGSDDATCKLFDLRADRELNSYQHDNILCGITSVAFSISGRVLFAGYDDYNCNAWDTLKGERIGVLSGHDNRVSCLGMSGDGIALCTGSWDSLLKVWA, from the exons ATGGCGGCTCAATCTTCAGACATCCAAGAAAAGATCTCCACGGCGCGGAGAGAGGGGGACGCCCTGAAGGACAAGATTCGCGCTGCAAAGGACCAGACGGCCGACACGAGCT TGCGCGCTATGGCCAATGACACCCCACCCCTGCCTCGTATTACGATGAAGGTCCGCCGCACGCTCAAGGGCCACTTGGCAAAGATCTACGCGCTCCACTGGTCCCACGACAAGCGACACCTTGTCTCGGCGTCCCAAGACGGTAAACTCATCATCTGGGACGCCTACACCACCAACAAGGTGCATGCTATTCCTCTCCGCTCGAGTTGGGTCATGACCTGTGGCTACTCGCCATCCGGTAACCTTGTTGCCTGCGGTGGTCTCGACAACATCTGCACGGTCTACTCTCTTCGCGGTGTAGGCGCTCCTGGAACTCAGCCGCGGGTTGCCAAGGAGCTGATCGCCCACACGGGCTACATCTCGTGCACGCGTTTCATCAACGACCGACAGATGCTCACCGCCTCGGGTGACATGACCTGCATGCTCTGGGACGTCGAGCAGGGCACTCGCATTAGCGAGTTCACCGACCACACTGGCGACGTCATGAGCGTCTCTCTGGGACCAAACCCTAACATTTTCGTCTCGGGTGCCTGCGACGCGAGCGCAAAGGTCTGGGACGTGCGCCAGCCCAAGGCCGTCCAGACGTTCATCGGCCACGAGTCGGATATCAACGCGGTCCA gttCTTCCCCAACGGTGACGCGTTCGCAACCGGCTCGGACGACGCAACATGCAAGCTCTTCGACCTGCGTGCGGACCGCGAACTCAATTCGTACCAGCATGACAACATCCTCTGTGGTATAACGTCGGTcgccttctccatctcgggcCGCGTCCTGTTCGCTGGATACGACGACTACAACTGCAACGCCTGGGACAcgctcaagggcgagcgcATCGGCGTCCTCTCGGGCCACGACAACCGTGTGTCGTGTCTCGGCATGAGCGGCGACGGTATCGCCCTCTGCACGGGTTCATGGGACAGCTTGCTCAAG GTCTGGGCTTAA
- a CDS encoding uncharacterized protein (DNA binding), producing the protein MDHMPEASSSTGPPPVALQATFVFDSGLSRERYVELIGHNGIVNKIVQRLMQKSGNSEQTLRLNLIITAQEAPYHNPRTLHSVLPSYRQDFRRPSAFLTSLPALVRHFTPHAALAPPKQGSILTSIWDTEDGAGLSISASEPGLSDRFLGGLVGGIELLEHHSLPSSVSPPNVLQQMTPESGLHMLSMYYAPHRSQTQDPRKQYLVVFTDKASLAAIDADTRAVGHWAREDSSAAYDDVDWDNIGDRCRSKDVACSCIILGSSEGGRSTTAPFGRDGSTAEKLRKMCQASSADGPDDVWFTLPPDSEVYLTGMPVKSNASPPPPVPAPPEIKAVLPTAPSSQPAANGPTEAQIQYQQAQKAAMAAKMAQAAQAQGAQGSSFNALAQLISSGRLDPAVMTQLAGSIRSSDMSVRQKAIAQLSQLVIQAQQNKGLGAASANTVGNANPNNPIANANGANNAAGTSAPAVPAAVNPTNAGSTANLTQNAPGASAPNITIPNMNNPSAMSQQQFAAAMQSRQRAMQAHTNQQMVQQQNQLGQTQTQQGNQQNLTGQNTPANQNQNQNPQQNAQATARTTQELLSQQQALLLQQRQKQLAQQQAQRAQQLNAQTSQGQQSQAQNTAQPNNGQQMRAPIWTGTISWMLKGQERSIIPVQCTVLNQMMNPADLLLQQWPQNLEMSSMMPMVMGDLQTYVKANNAPCVLFSVSPHASPDAKAKMNYLGASLQAKGLAAFIKFGNPGCGILLVSTSRGPPTPGNDQGNRLLGVVCLKQPHPAFNPAAAANQNTAPTQTPQPPVTINGNANSGAFQNVPNISPQFLQNSLLQNPLLGNSARPTPAHSRTPSLSQPTQPQARPSTLQQFANQPNLQTLQQLQMRQLAATTPQPQRPQAPIAFTEQQKQGIIKLLRDANINVTENFDPNQIPRETLAHIIGSAKEKAKQNMLKGVSQNQGQAGPAQNNPGLGLGGGVGQVNQGLNLGAANLNANLGQGGNMNLPAAYNFLNHMNMGNLPNLGNAGGAGGINMAQLAMSQMQNQNNANQGNTGQQPQLNAATLASLGQIPGFNLQQFQASQAAQNAQNAQNAQNNNGGQSALGLFGQGGLGGLNPAMLNQFQQQH; encoded by the exons ATGGACCACATGCCTGAggcgtcctcctccaccggcCCGCCACCCGTCGCTCTTCAAGCAACTTTTGTCTTCGACTCTGGTctctcgcgcgagcgctACGTCGAGCTCATTGGACACAATGGCATCGTCAACAAGATTGTGCAGCGCCTGATGCAAAAATCGGGCAACAGCGAGCAGACC CTGCGTCTGAATTTGATCATCACCGCGCAAGAAGCGCCGTACCACAATCCGCGCACGCTTCATTCGGTGCTTCCCTCATACCGCCAAGACTTCCGACGCCCGTCAGCCTTTCTCACGTCGCTCCCGGCACTGGTGAGACATTTCACTCcgcacgccgcgctcgccccgCCCAAGCAGGGCTCGATCCTGACGAGCATCTGGGACACTGAGGATGGCGCTGGCCTCAGTATCAGCGCGAGCGAGCCTGGGTTGAGCGACCGCTTCCTCGGCGGGCTGGTCGGTGGCATCGAG CTGCTCGAACACCATTCGCTACCCAGCTCCGTGTCCCCACCCAACGTCCTCCAGCAGATGACGCCCGAGTCAGGTCTCCACATGCTGTCGATGTACTACGCGCCGCACCGGTCGCAGACACAGGATCCAAGGAAGCAATATCTGGTTGTGTTCACCGATAAGGCGAGCTTGGCTGCGATCGACGCGGACACGAGGGCCGTGGGCCActgggcgcgcgaggacagCTCTGCAGCGTATGATGACGTCGACTGGGACAACATTGGCGACCGTTGTCGGAGCAAGGACGTTGCATGTTCGTGTATCATCCTTGGCTCATCAGAAGGAGGACGGTCGACGACTGCGCCGTTCGGACGGGACGGATCGACCGCCGAGAAGCTGCGCAAGATGTGCCAGGCGAGCAGCGCCGACGGCCCCGATGACGTGTGGTTCACGCTCCCACCAGACTCGGAAGTGTATTTGACAGGAATGCCCGTCAAGAGCAACGCctcaccgccacctcctGTCCCGGCCCCACCGGAGATCAAGGCTGTTCTGCCAaccgcgccctcctcacAACCTGCGGCGAATGGTCCGACAGAAGCACAGATCCAGTATCAACAGGCGCAGAAGGCGGCGATGGCTGCCAAGATGGCACAGGCTGCTCAAGCGCAGGGAGCACAGGGCAGCTCGTTCAACGCATTGGCTCAGCTCATCTCGAGTGGACGATTGGATCCTGCTGTCATGACCCAGTTGGCTGGCAGCATCCGCTCCTCTGACATGAGCGTTCGTCAGAAGGCGATAGCACAGTTGAGCCAACTCGTGATCCAGGCGCAGCAAAACAAGGGACTGGGAGCGGCAAGTGCCAACACGGTCGGCAacgccaaccccaacaaTCCGATCGCAAACGCCAATGGCGCCAACAATGCCGCCGGTACTAGTGCACCGGCTGTCCCAGCCGCTGTCAATCCTACAAATGCGGGGTCGACCGCGAACCTCACGCAAAACGCTCCAGGGGCATCCGCGCCGAACATCACCATTCCCAACATGAACAATCCTTCGGCAATGTCCCAGCAGCAGTTCGCGGCTGCGATGCAGTCACGGCAGCGAGCCATGCAGGCGCACACGAACCAGCAGATGGTGCAGCAGCAGAACCAACTGGGCCAGACTCAGACGCAACAGGGCAACCAGCAGAACTTGACGGGCCAGAACACGCCTGCAAACCAGAACCAGAATCAAAACCCTCAGCAGAACGCGCAGGCGACTGCACGGACGACCCAGGAACTGTTGAGCCAACAGCaggctctcctcctccagcagcGACAGAAGCAGCTGGCGCAGCAACAGGCTCAACGAGCGCAACAGCTGAACGCGCAGACCTCGCAAGGGCAACAAAGTCAAGCGCAGAACACCGCGCAGCCAAACAACGGACAACAGATGCGGGCGCCGATTTGGACCGGTACGATCAGTTGGATGCTCAAGGGTCAAGAGCGCAGCATCATCCCCGTACAGTGCACTGTGCTTAACCAAATGATGAATCCGGCCGACCTACTGCTGCAGCAGTGGCCTCAAA ACCTCGAGATGTCGTCAATGATGCCTATGGTCATGGGCGACCTGCAGACGTACGTTAAGGCGAACAACGCACCCTGTGTGCTGTTCAGCGTGTCGCCACATGCAAGccccgacgccaaggcAAAGATGAACTATCTTGGAGCGAGCCTGCAAGCGAAGGGCCTTGCAGCCTTCATCAAGTTTGGCAACCCAGGTTGCGGGATCCTCCTTGTGTCGACCAGTCGCGGTCCGCCAACGCCTGGCAACGACCAGGGCAAtcgtctcctcggcgtcgtgtGCCTCAAGCAACCGCACCCGGCGTTCAACCCCGCTGCTGCCGCAAACCAGAACACCGCCCCCACCCAAACGCCCCAGCCGCCCGTGACGATTAACGGGAACGCCAATAGCGGCGCATTCCAGAACGTGCCAAACATCTCGCCCCAATTCCTGCAGAACTCGCTGCTGCAGAACCCGCTACTGGGCAACTCTGCGCGGCCCACACCCGCGcactcgcgcacgccgagTCTAAGCCAGCCGACGCAGCCGCAGGCGCGTCCGAGCACGCTGCAGCAGTTTGCCAACCAGCCGAACTTGCAGACGCTGCAACAGCTGCAGATGCGGCAGCtcgccgcgacgacgccacAGCCCCAACGCCCTCAGGCGCCAATAGCCTTCACCGAGCAGCAGAAACAGGGCATCATCAAGCTGCTGCGTGACGCCAACATCAACGTGACGGAGAACTTCGACCCCAACCAGATCCCCCGCGAGACGCTCGCCCATATAATCGGTTCTgcgaaggagaaggccaagcAGAACATGTTGAAGGGCGTGAGCCAGAACCAGGGCCAGGCGGGCCCGGCGCAGAACAACCCCGGCCTGGgtctgggcggcggcgttggccAAGTCAACCAGGGCCTCAATCTCGGTGCCGCCAACCTCAACGCCAATCTCGGGCAGGGCGGCAACATGAACCTCCCGGCCGCTTACAACTTCCTGAATCACATGAACATGGGCAACCTCCCGAACCTCGGTAacgctggcggcgcgggtggaATCAACATGGCTCAACTTGCCATGAGCCAGATGCAGAACCAGAACAACGCGAACCAAGGCAACACGGGCCAGCAGCCGCAGCTGAACGCTGCGACGCTCGCGAGCCTCGGTCAGATCCCAGGGTTCAACCTCCAGCAGTTCCAGGCGTCGCAGGCAGCACAGAACGCGCAGAACGCGCAGAACGCGCAGAATAACAATGGCGGCCAGAGCGCCCTCGGCTTATTCGGGCAAGGCGGGCTTGGAGGCCTCAACCCGGCCATGCTCAACCAGTTCCAGCAGCAGCACTAG
- the CTI6 gene encoding uncharacterized protein (Transcription factor binding protein), whose protein sequence is MEARRRQASASTSTSYSHDDAKTPGKGSGGVTPSLEGDDDAARRRTRGRNPLPPQIGPLFPPLPPRPTKNSPKNSPKTASRSPSAKVQRLASGSALSSVMGDDSPEDLPPDDFEAARDTRAASASSLSPPPPADDDMDIDPPAEPKNASNGDDWDAYHRRRGVRSFSGAKAGGVKIEPVEAELVSEEPEVEPEAAAEGEAEAEVEPVENGPEAEADADAGDGGGEAPDAEVSNGAADADERSLKETSAASGEPSYRNPRKRRGEEQLLLDDHLLPKEMRQHAPIPPRRDKSVKRSEPGDPPPKEEPAEPEEPEEPEEPEAEEVEAEEGGDDVEEGDDSGEITRCVCKREEDIDVMMIQCDKCNVWQHGACVGIWGDDEAPDEYFCEECKPELHGPLKKWMRQCGRNPANFVAPEPEDLLKLYHSTDKYPPSQSKRWATELPPPSKPSSRPHRKKEEDDDRRSSRKATAGTGEKVARPPSSKDAARDRRRARRQSTDLSLSGSPPRHEPKKRSTMNSRDAAYEEAVKAALEASRREASGEKEEPPLTEERKRRRAENDEGEQQEPKKGKRREKKDDDDSEATPVPLPKPKHPNQYTYRPKGDRSVVAASPMRARGTPQPSAPPPAHDHGTRRAGAIASNLASQPYTAMTVHNLNWYLPEHLQPCADILVTPAPVPLEVPSPRTLQYLPRTHFTNQRYGPFTDDRDAEGKLILPDDMPLREVEGDAVNHREPPTRVRYPVKRITTAEMRKRVRNLLEYVGRVQDEEARRAERAARIGIPDTSTPRRRLRSFGSDDGREEFHANGDADDRARSVSPPGPPPPTASQLLDEFTRDLIAFQEAFNTGDFENLPFAQPQPKAPTPELEPTPEPGVVDQPATEPEANPEITQEPEAAEMIVEETAVAEDAAMEEAVTAVEDIKVEPPPEATVEEAVEVEVAVEVEPTTELAAADPEEPTVNGASDAAKPPTPPAAVVEATVEEVPEPKVKAMDVDKVPTPPTEPAPELAVAPAKAAEALVAAVEDEAMEVDMDIDSSASSAPPLSEPVAEPAATEAFVEPAVTGLPTEPAATESPAKPPAQPTAPLSAPSDHVPTIEAAADSVPSGALIQTEPAPTGDTTTSEASAAIPVTEVHEALSADLKIPLVVADPEVKDERQERERESIVTEVVAS, encoded by the exons ATGGAGGCAAGGCGGAGACAGGCTTCTGCCTCGACATCCACCTCGTACTcgcacgacgacgccaaAACGCCAGGCAAAGGGTCTGGAGGCGTGACACCCAGTCTCgaaggcgacgacgacg ctgctcggcgccgcacgcgcggcCGAAACCCGCTCCCGCCGCAGATCGGCCCGCTgttccctcctctcccaccgCGTCCGACAAAAAACTCGCCAAAGAACTCGCCCAAGACCGCCAGTCGATCGCCATCCGCAAAGGTACAGCGACTCGCGTCCGGGAGCGCACTGTCAAGCGTGATGGGAGATGACTCGCCGGAGGACCTGCCGCCCGACGACTTCGAGGCAGCGCGCGACacacgcgccgcctccgcatCAAGCCTcagcccgccgccgcctgccgacgacgacatggatATCGACCCGCCTGCTGAGCCCAAGAACGCGAGTAACGGTGATGACTGGGACGCGTACCACCGCCGTCGGGGGGTGCGGAGCTTCAGCGGCGCGAAGGCTGGCGGCGTGAAGATAGAACCCGTTGAAGCCGAACTGGTGTCCGAGGAGCCGGAGGTTGAGCCTGAGGCTGCTGCCGAGGGTGAagccgaggctgaggttGAGCCTGTGGAGAATGGTCCTGAGGCTGaagccgacgccgacgccggcgacggtggtggcgaggccccggacgccgaggtgtCGAACGGtgcggccgacgccgacgaaCGGTCCCTAAAAGAGACGTCGGCCGCAAGCGGCGAACCCTCATACCGTAATCCCCGTAagcgccgaggcgaggaACAACTGCTTCTCGACGACCACCTCCTACCAAAGGAGATGCGCCAGCATGCTCCGATCCCACCCCGAAGAGATAAGTCGGTCAAGCGCTCGGAGCCGGGCGATCCGCCTCCCAAAGAAGAGCCCGCTGAGCCAGAGGAGCCAGAAGAGCCAGAGGAGCcagaggctgaggaggttgaggcggaggaaggcggcgatgacgttgaggagggcgatgaCAGCGGCGAGATCACCCGCTGTGTGTGCAAACGCGAAG AGGACATCGATGTCATGATGATTCAGTGCGACAAATGCAACGTCTGGCAGCACGGCGCGTGTGTGGGCATCTGGGGTGACGACGAAGCCCCGGACG AGTACTTCTGCGAGGAGTGCAAGCCGGAGCTGCACGGCCCGTTAAAGAAGTGGATGAGGCAATGCGGCCGCAACCC GGCCAACTTTGTTGCACCCGAACCAGAAGACCTGCTCAAGCTCTACCACTCGACAGACAAGTACCCGCCATCGCAGTCGAAGCGCTGGGCCACCGAgctccctcctccgtccAAACCGTCTTCACGGCCTCAccgcaagaaggaggaagacgatgaCCGACGCTCCTCCCGCAAAGCCACAGCGGGAACTGGAGAGAAGGTGGCACGGCCGCCCTCGTCTAAGGATGCTGCGCGTGACCGAAGGCGGGCCAGACGGCAGTCGACCGACCTGTCGCTCTCCGGCTCACCTCCCCGCCATGAACCCAAGAAGCGGAGCACCATGAACTCGCGCGACGCTGCGTACGAGGAAGCCGTCAAGGCTGCCCTCGAGGCTAGCCGACGAGAGGCGTCcggagagaaggaggagccgCCATTGACtgaggagcgcaagcggcggcgcgcggaaaacgacgagggcgagcaaCAGGAGCCTAAGAAGGGCaagaggagggagaagaaggacgacgatg actCGGAGGCTACACCTGTCCCGCTGCCCAAGCCAAAGCACCCGAATCAGTACACATACCGGCCAAAAGGAGACCGGTCTGTCGTGGCGGCATCACCGATGCGAGCACGCGGCACGCCACAGCCGagtgcgccgccgccggcacACGATCACGGAACccggcgcgccggcgcgatCGCAAGCAACCTCGCTTCACAGCCCTACACTGCCATGACAGTGCACAACCTGAACTGGTACCTTCCCGAACACCTACAACCCTGTGCGGACATCCTCGTGACTCCTGCGCCCGTACCGCTCGAAGTCCCGTCACCTAGGACATTGCAATATCTCCCAAGAACCCACTTCACCAACCAGCGATACGGACCGTTCACggacgaccgcgacgcggAGGGCAAGCTCATCCTGCCCGACGACATGCCGCtacgcgaggtcgagggcgacgctGTCAACCATCGGGAGCCGCCCACGCGCGTGCGCTACCCCGTTAAGCGCATCACGACTGCGGAGATGCGCAAGCGGGTGCGAAACCTGCTCGAGTACGTCGGGCGCGTgcaggacgaggaggcacGTCGTGCCGAACGCGCAGCGAGGATAGGCATCCCGGACACGTCCACACCGCGGCGGAGACTACGGTCATTCGGCTCCGACGACGGGCGAGAGGAATTCCACGCGAACGGGGATGCAGACGACAGGGCGCGTTCCGTTTCTCCGCCGGGACCACCTccgcccaccgcctcgcAACTGCTGGACGAGTTCACGCGCGACCTTATCGCGTTCCAGGAGGCGTTCAATACGGGCGACTTTGAGAATCTACCATTCGCCCAGCCGCAACCGAAAGCACCAACACCGGAGCTCGAGCCCACGCCCGAGCCTGGCGTTGTTGACCAGCCGGCAACCGAGCCCGAGGCGAACCCCGAGATCACACAGGAGCCAGAGGCGGCAGAGATGAttgtcgaggagacggcTGTGGCGGAGGATGcggcgatggaggaggctgTAACGGCTGTCGAGGATATCAAGGTCGAGCCGCCACCCGAGGCCACGGTCGAagaggcggtggaggtggaggttgcaGTGGAGGTGGAACCAACAACTGAACTAGCTGCCGCCGACCCAGAAGAGCCGACGGTAAATGGGGCATCCGATGCTGCCAAGCCGCCAACGCCTCCAGCGGCAGTGGTGGAAGCTAcagtcgaggaggtgccAGAACCGAAGGTCAAGGcgatggacgtcgacaaggtccCAACCCCGCCCACTGAACCTGCTCCCGAGCTTGCGGTTGCACCAGCTAAGGCTGCAGAGGCTCTGGTGGCcgcggtcgaggatgaggcgATGGAGGTCGACATGGACATTGACTCGTCAGCCAGCTCCGCTCCACCACTTTCAGAGCCAGTCGCAGAGCCAGCAGCCACGGAGGCTTTCGTTGAACCAGCAGTTACGGGGCTTCCAACAGAACCAGCAGCCACGGAGTCACCAGCAAAGCCACCAGCACAGCCAACAGCTCCATTGTCGGCACCTTCAGACCACGTACCTACAATcgaggctgccgccgaCTCTGTACCTTCCGGCGCGCTCATTCAAACTGAGCCGGCTCCGACTGGCGACACCACCACTAGCGAGGCGTCGGCAGCCATACCCGTAACCGAGGTGCATGAGGCGCTGagcgccgacctcaagaTCCCATTAGTGGTGGCCGATcccgaggtcaaggacgagaggcaagagagggagagggagagcaTCGTGACCGAGGTGGTCGCGTCGTAG
- the ENP1 gene encoding uncharacterized protein (Bystin), with protein MPKAGPGKKGGVRHDPLHVQLDADASLRRFGRVSAPEKRKKRRDTGSDDEQRPEDARMSRKILDLAREQADEVGREMGDGDKWDDDDEPSVPAGRGRVMSSDLESDDEFGGDVSGSEEEAELHIDPQDHATLDALNPNRPEEGGQTLADIIFAKMAAGPVVDDGPPDPKQGLSDKVIEVYTKVGFLLSRYKSGPLPKALKILPSQSNWAQLVALTEPTNWTPHATYACTKIFVSNLKPTEARVFLEGVLLERVRDNIRDDGKLSVHLYEALKKALYKPAAFFKGVLFPLCESACSLKEAAIVGSVLTKVSVPVLHSAAALMRLASMDYSGPNSLFIRILLDKKYALPYKVVDALVFHYIRLANSPRSKDGEDKLPVLWHQSLLVFVQRYGSDLTADQKDALLDVIRVRPHPTISAEIRREIVASVERGAPRPDEDVVMG; from the exons ATGCCCAAGGCCGGACCAGGAAAAAAAGGGGGCGTGCGACACGACCCGCTGCATGTGCAGCTTGATGCGGACGCGTCGCTTCGGCGTTTTGGGCGGGTCAGCGCGCCGGAGAAACGGAAGAAGAGGCGGGATACGGGGAGTGATGACGAGCAG cggcccgaggacgcgcgcatGTCGCGCAAGAttctcgatctcgcgcgcgagcaggcggacgaggtgggGCGCGAGATGGGGGACGGCGACAAgtgggacgacgacgatgagccTAGCGTGCCAGCAGGGCGGGGGCGGGTTATGAGCAGCGACCTGGAGAGCGATGATGAGTttggcggcgacgtcaGCGGtagtgaggaggaggccgagctgcaCATCGACCCCCAGGACCACGCGaccctcgacgcgctcaaccccaacaGGCCTGAGGAGGGGGGACAGACGCTCGCCGACATTATCTTTGCCAAGATGGCGGCTGGGCCggttgtcgacgacgggccGCCTGACCCGAAGCAGGGACTCAGCGACAAGGTCATTGAGGTGTACACAAA GGTCGGCTTCCTGCTCTCGCGCTACAAATCTGGACCGCTGCCCAAGGCGCTTAAGATCCTGCCATCGCAGTCGAACTGGGCGCAGCTCGTGGCCTTGACCGAGCCGACAAACTGGACGCCGCACGCGACCTACGCCTGCACCAAGATCTTCGTGTCCAACCTCAAGCCCACTGAGGCGCGTGTTTTCCTCGAGGGTGTGCTGCTCGAGCGTGTACGCGACAACATTCGTGacgacggcaagctcaGCGTACACCTGtacgaggcgctcaagaaggcgtTGTACAAGCCCGCCGCGTTCTTCAAGGGCGTCCTCTTCCCGCTCTGTGAGAGCGCGTGctcgctcaaggaggctgCCATCGTCGGCAGTGTGCTCACAAAGGTGTCTGTGCCCGTCCTCCACTCTGCCGCAGCGCTCATGCGCCTCGCGAGCATGGACTACTCGGGCCCTAACAGCTTGTTCAtccgcatcctcctcgacaagaaGTATGCGCTGCCGTacaaggtcgtcgacgcgcttgtCTTCCACTACATCCGCCTCGCTAACTCGCCGCGGTccaaggacggcgaggacaagctccCGGTTCTCTGGCACCAGAGCTTGCTCGTGTTCGTGCAGCGCTACGGCTCCGACCTCACTGCCGACCAGAAGGACGCATTGCTCGACGTGATCCGCGTCCGTCCCCACCCTACTATTTCGGCTGAGATTCGCCGCGAGATTGTCGccagcgtcgagcgcggtgCGCCGCGTCCAGACGAGGATGTGGTGATGGGTTAG